The Larimichthys crocea isolate SSNF chromosome I, L_crocea_2.0, whole genome shotgun sequence genomic interval CACcgtgctaaacctgctgccattGTGACCTGAACCCTGGGTAAGCAGAAGGAAGTGAAAGCATGGATGATCTATTTTGAAAGTAGCGAATAGTAATAACTTTTAAAGGACTCAGACACAATTAGTTCAACTGAGTAAATTCCATATACCGGTAAAGATTCTTTCATTTGGCTGACAGCAAGCGGAACTTGATTTAAGTCTATGAAACCACTTGGTTAATCGAGGTATCATGgttgatttatttgtcattttacagcaCAGAGTTGCACAATGAAATCTAAGTTGTAGCCCCTTTCATGCAACACagaacatgttaaaatgtatgttaaaagatttaaatttaattatgGCGGGTACCAATAATGTTCTGGATGGTTTTAATCACCTGCTGCAGAACCCTCCTGTCCTGAGCCATGCACATCCCATTATCACAGTTTGTGATGCTTCCAGACGGGATCCTTTCTATTGCTCCAAGAACTTGTCACAGAAATTTTGTCTTCTTAAGTTCCTTTAAGAAACACAATTGTTTCCAGAGCTTTCCAGAGCTACATCAATGTTACTTGGGCTCTAAAGCAGATGCACAATGAAAATTGAGAAGTTGAGAATTTTGTATCATTGATGCAAACACCTTGGCTTTCCTGAGTCTTGCGTCCTGCCAGCATGGATCACAGTCCACTACTTGAGTGCAATAGATTGATTTGTAAAGATGACGTCTCAACTTTATTGCATCCATGTAATTATTCTGAAGTTGAGGGAGTTAGAGGGAGCGACTGACAGCTGCAAATGCACTGTGGTGGTGATGTTAGAGAAAGGTTCAAACTAACAAACTAGTAAATGTTGACTGCTGGTACGATATGGGAAAGAAGTCTAgtttttcatccatccatccaccccgTCCTTGTCCCTACATGGATTTGAGGCTCTATAATATCATTACACTTTGCTTCTGGCAGAAATCTATGCTGCCACAGcatgtctgtgtcagttaaaaGAAAACCTGGTGTAAAAAGCTGGTGTTTTTCATGGGAGAATAATAAGTGCTCTTTTCATTGGAGGAGGAGATACATCTAAACGGCTgaattgtgtatgtgtgtttgacaaGACCATTAAGTCATGTTTGATGGCTTGAAAGTAAAAGTTTGTACACTAGTGTCTTATTTCAGCTTAAAACTATACTCATTTTGGTCCTGACACAGTTAATTCTTTTAAATGCGTGGTTATTGAAAATGACTTGCATGAAGTAAACTACTGCCACAGCCCATTGGATCATTCgctcaatgttttttctttctttttataataGTAAAGgttatcatattttatatgtgtTCTAATACAAAAACCCAGGCATACTTATATAGCCTGACCCAGTAAATATGAAAGTAGCTGACCCTCTAAACtcgtttgtaaaataaatgtcaaatcaaattgGAATGACGATTCGTAAGAGGCAGCCACACCAAATGAATCAGTCCAGCATGCTGGCAGTGGTAAAggtggacatttttttttagtatatCCTTGCCTTTTTAGCAAGATCAAGATGGCTTGGGTCCATTTCACATGGGCACATGATATCCTTGCAGCAGGGCAGTGTGTTCATTAGGTCAGAATAGTTATACATCATGTCCATGATGACAACCAACCTCCATGATTTCTATTCAAATTTGCTGTGGATACTTATTTTCATGAAGAATAAATCCAAATAATTTTGTTGACCTCCTGAACATTACTTTACCGCTAATAAGAGGACATATTTTTCATGTGTACACTTGGATGCAATGCTATATAGTTTCCAGTCAGTAAGTCTCTACTACAGTATTATGTTTGACCATACACTCTAATTAGTCAAAATAATCAGCTGTATGAAACATGGACGTCATATCCGtaatgtcacccacaggtttctgtagttcattgtgaagctcagtgtggtggttCTGGCCATtgtcatcttggcagtcctgcctctggtGCTtcccggctaatccaaaaattgacaaagacgtggatcatcgacGGACCTGAGGCTGGATGAATGATGCCTGATTGCGCAAACAAACTACCAAGCACCCAgctgtcaattaaagcagccacactgttaattcaactgcataactttaagccttattataatgtgaacaggtgagttgtatataaattcaccctcagtacagttgtcatgaacagggaaattagctacagagaccaaaactgttttttgtaccaggctgtaaacatgtttatttctgctgtgaagttggacatttgaacatggggacttatggagactgactcacttctggagccagcctcaagtggacgttagaggaaatGCAGCTTCTGGCACTTTTGGATTGACTTTACTTCAcatatgtttgagttttgatGAATTCTTCATAGATTAGAACTCTAAAAAGACAATGAAGAAGAATAATCAGCATCtatgcagggaaaaaaaatagagaaatcATTCAGTGTTTTGGCAACAGGCCTACAGTTTCTGAATATGACCACACCAATAACAGTAAAGCCCATTTGGAATGGGCTTCTCAGAAAGTCAAAGAAATCTTTGCCAATAAATGTAACAGATCTGTTACACAGGGGCTCTTTGCACACAATTAAATTCTAAAATCTtctttcatttcagattttagTTGATATTTTTGAATTCTGTGGTACATAGGCACAAATCTGTGATTAATCAATTACACACAGTGAACCCGGGCCGTTTGGAAGCTCCAAAGGCCTGCAGCATTTGGCTGTTTCATAATCcagacatttttgtttaatgGTGATTCTGGTTGTCTAAAATGGAATGCTGTcagcaaatgtgtgtgtctgtgtcatattagaagcagacacacaggcagcagcacaaagaaaaGGCTGAAGATGTTAGAACATTTCAAAGCTAAGCTTTTATTctatgcattattattattatcagtccCACATATTCAGTTAGCTGTAATCATTATTACAAGTGTTCCTTGTCTGCAGCAGTGGCAGCTGTTAGTATGTCTGTGTAACTGTGCTGTAGTAGGCTGGGGAGGCCATCAAAACCACGTGGAAGTGATTTTCATCAAGACCTGCTTTCACCTTCCTGGCCCTCTGATCCTGCTCTATAATTGTTGGAAAGGAGGGGAAGAAGGGGCGGGCACTTTTCCTTCCCCTTTCCTCCCTCGCTGGAGGAAGCCTGGGGGGGAACAGCCAGTCCCTGTCGGCTTTGTGTCTGTCAGTTGACTGTACGTCCATCCTGCCACCCTCAAACTCACCCTGCCGGTCGGAAACCATAAACGTGTCAGTGGCCCAGAGTAGCATCTACTGTGTGAAGCACCACCTTATCCCCTTCATGCCCTCCACCAGCCCTTCCTAAATCATTCATTTAGGACAGTAGCAGTGAATGACATTTCCCCCAGGCCCAGAGGACACAGAGGTAAATCCAAGGCCATGGGGGGGGGTTATATGGTAAACATCCACTCCGATAAGCAGCGCTTTCTGTCACATACTCTCTTTCACTCGTGCAGtgtgaaataatataatatataaatgatcATAAGTGACATGCTCAGCTTGACATGCTCAAAGCAAATACAAAGTTCCAGACAGGTTTTTAAATCCTAGATTCCCTGTGGAGACTCTTTTACTAAAATCAATGCAACTTTGAGAGACACCCTGAATGTGAGTGACTCAGTGACTTCTGAATGTGCCCTCACGAACATTTACAGTGACTAATAACTGTTTCAGCATTCAACAGAGCATGTCAGTATTGTTTGAAAATGgacaaaatgtgaaactttCCTTTAGTGTTATAATCAATGGAAGAAaggacttcctgtttacatcacTCAAAGCATGGTCCACTGAGTCACATTTATGGGGCTCGATTACAGAAGGTGACGCCTATTCCACGGAATCCTTCACCAGTACGGTATCCCGAAACGGACAGACTAAAGACTGGTTCTAGACATCCACCTTCTGAGGTTTTTGCACGTCTCCTTGATACTAGGAAAGACAGCTTGatgtgaggggtattcagttgatTGCAGTTTGTAACTTCATAGCCtgttgccactaaatcctttaCACTGCGCCTTTAACACTCTTTGACAGTAATCGGGCTCACATCTCTTTATAACCCCTGACACACTGACAATGACATCCGGGAATCACACCATGCAGACACTTTAAATGAGatatgtaattaaaatgaacgcacaaaaccacacaaaccACATATAACACTCACATATAAGACACTCAGAGATGATGGAGGTAGACATAAGGAGGTAGACTGTGATTCAGGGTAAAAAGCATCTGATGCATGTGTGGCATGCTTAGGAACACAACTAACACTATCAGCCTCTGCCATTAACATTAAGACGTGACCACTGGTGGCTACGAGCAGTCTTGGGGCCTGCAGACTATCACAAGTCGACATGTTTGTTCTACTAGAGTCTGATAGCAGTGCTCTTTACTCCCTGCCCTGTAGTTAAGGTTTATAATGTCGCCAGCAGCCTGAGGACAGGAGGCCATGGAGCAGAGGTAACGTCCCTTTTCACAAAAGCTCGACAAGCCCTATGTCACGTACACCACCCCCTGTCATCTCAACCTgcccagctgtgtgtgtctgtgtgtgtgtgtttgtgtgtgtgtccctggcTACTCAGGGAGTTGATGACAGACTGATGAGTTCCTGGCTACAAGAGAAACGGTGAGCAACAGGCCGACCATCCGCTCggctctcctccttcccctggACCAGCAGCTTTCTTCCTGCACGACACACTGAaaataccaacacacacaaacacacacatcttgttTACAAGTCCACTTTGACCAGTGAAACAAGATCAGTCATACCCGTcccctcaaacgtccacctaAACGTGCGTGGTTATGTGTGTGGTCACCGAGGGAAGTCAAGCTTTACACAGGAAGTGGTCAGTCAAAATGCAAGTGAAATAAGCTGGATTCAGCAGTCAtacagctgctgcacacagtAGGAAGGAAACATTTGACTGACTGCAGAGTGTAGGTGTAATCCTGGTAGCTAATTGTGGCATCACATTGTCTGCAAGGTACAAAATGTCCCAAAAAATCCAGAGGCCTTAAAGAAACAATTGACAGATGAAATAAAACCCCTGAACAAATAGAGACATCATGAAGGCATATGAGGACCAGACAGTGCTCTCCACCATTATCAAACACCAAATTATGGAATATCTTCACACATCTGTAACAAGAAACATTGAAGCTGTACTGGAGGCTCATGGTGGTCCTTTAAATCTACTGTCACCTACTGGTGACAGaactcctctttccctcttaaaaacaaatataaaaatgaccCTACCTCTAACAATAACTGTAACCGACATAGGAGTAACTCCTCTGGAACGTTATgtctggaaaataaatgttcaagTGAAACTGTTAAATGATTATCTCTCTacaccaagcggcaacctttCTGGCTGTAAACTGAAGCCAAAGTGAAactgccaaaagctgcagttcctcagacgtccacttgaggctggttccagaacaagtcaacctccataagtccccatgttgaaatgtccaacttcacagcagaaataaacatgtttacagcctggtacaaaaaaacagttttggtctctgtagctaatttccccgttcatgacaactgtactgagggtggatttatatacagctcacctgttcatgttatattaagacttaaagttatgaagaagTAACAGTATGGACGctttgacagacaggtgagtacTATTGCAAGTGACTTGTTGAGCATTCCATTCTGTGAATTTCTGTGAGAGCAGTGTGaacaatgaaatataaaatggtAGAAGGTAAATGTAGTGCACAAGGTAGAAAAAGAGGGAGGTCTGCTACCAATgaagaaattcagttttcaaCATATATCACCTCTCAAACAAAGTCTGGATTTTCCTGGTTCAGGTCAGATTTCTTCAAGACCCCCTTAACATGATGTGGATGATACTGCTTCACAATATTGCTGCTGCATTTCTCAGTGTCAGTTGGATATTAACCTGGATTATGCTCATTCCAATCCAAAATAGTCACGTAGCTTTGATTATGCCAaagtgctctgtggaaacatgatattgatattttacCAACTAAGGTGGACTGAAACAGGGCAGTCGAGGCTCAGAACCACCTGTTGATTTTGTCGACTGGGTTCTTTGGACAAAAGCTGAcaaatttacagtattttcatgTAAATTGCAATGCACTGCTCGACCTCTCGTCATATCAGTTCACATGCAGCTGCTTCTTTTGTTGCTATTCTGAAAGTGAAGAGTTAAAAAGTGGACAACGatttagaaacatttagaaaaatgcAAGACGGTAGTAGGTGGCTGGTCTGTCACCATGTCAGTGACCTGACTGATGATGAAACCTCAACATTTGACACAGACAAACTCAGACTCACAGCCAGGCAGttacagtaaaatattttatttagaaatgattattcattttgaaaataagtTTAAGAAATCCAGTGATATAtgtaaataatcaataatcaggttaaagtgcaaaaatacattttcttgaTATAATGTATCTGTACAAAAATAACATTGGAATGTGATATTGAAAGGAGGAAAATGTGTCTATGCTAACATGGCTTGGATCATTCtcagtttttgtaaaaaaaaaaaaataattgcataAGAGTCATGTCCCTTTCATAAAGTCTTTGGATTATAAGCTTCTGAGCTAAGTATTCGCACTGAGCAGCcacaagggttttttttttttttttttcttaaaatcctTTTCACATTCCACACATCCACTGGGTTCTTTGCCAAGTCAGGCTTTGACAACTAAGCTTACACTTCTCCACTAAGGCATATTTCTGCATTATTTCTTTAAGAACTGGCTGGTGAAATATTTCATCCTTGAAAAAAAGAGTATTCCCATCGAAGCAGAGGGCTCAACCTCCGACAGCTGAGATGAAAAAGTCTTTGGTTGTTCTTTGACTGTTGTTGTCTTTGGTCTTGTTTTTCCAGTGTCCCCGTCCCTTCCCTGCTGGCAGAGTCAATCACTTGATCTTGGCTGGCTTCAGTTCCTTGACCTGCATGTGTAATGTTTTATGGACAGCCAGAGTTCTGGACTGACAGAAGCCCTTCCCACACTCCTGACACTTGAAGGGCTTTTCTTTGGAATGAATGTACCTGCAGGGGGAACACAACGAGAGCAGTCGGTTAGTATTTAGCAAGAATCTTGTCAGATTTCAGGGCATCAACATTACTACTGAACTGAGATGCTGGCTTCCAAAGAAAAGAACCAAACTCATTATTTCAACGATTTGATGCAAATGTGTGGTTAGACAGACAAATCCCACAGAAAATTAGTGTTTATACTGAAGCTCTCGCTTTTGCTTTCACACGAGACAAGGTCGTCTGAGTCAAAACCCTATGGGTCTTTTGGCTCTTTATAGCATGTTACACGACTGACAGCACCATTTTACTGTGTTCAAACATAATGCTCGAGGGGTACATACAGTGTCATATTTTGCGTAGTGACACTGATCAAGGCAGTATTTGATGAGCTGGGAGTGAGAACGAGTTCTAACAAGTCACATCTTTGCAacgttaaaaaataaaatcttaattttccctgcggtgtgtttgttttatcagtGATTTGTGCTCAATCAGTAATTTTGATATTTCCAATGCTCCCTGGAGGCGTTCTAATAGGTTTGGTAACATGATGCTAATTATACGCTCATGTCAGTACTAAATAGTGTATTACATTCAAACAGGCATTTAGATACTgagttttatttgcatttgtactgtatttgtacTAATATCTGAACATGTGGGATCATTCAACAGGTCCCCATAGTAAACCTTTGTTCTGTTTCACAAATTTCATTACACTGATTGGTTTACATAACTCCATGTAACACACCTACAGGATCTTTAAACCTGCTCTGCTTATTGTCATATTTTGACACCCTGATCCCTGCTCATTAACCTGTGCCTGCATGTCAGGTTACTGCTGACACAATGTTGAATTATGACACAGATAACGGCTTAATATATTAACTACATAATGAGTCATGGTCTTGACAAGTTTGGTGTGCTGGTATTTACATACACATGCCAATCAAAAGGTAAAATCCGTGTATTGTTGGCACTATTGGCATTTAGCATTTTCATTAAGCCACACAGCATGTCCACACAGGAGGCATATGAGTGTTTCTCAGTTGTCCATCTTGCACACTTCTGAAGTAACAGACTGCGAAGCagctcatgtttcatttgcattATAGACCCATGATGTTCTATTTTCCTTTATATGATTGTCGCTGGGCTCAAATGCTGCTGAAACACAGGTGATGATGTACCTGAATGCATCCTGTGAAGATACAGAATGATGACTGGAGCTGTTGCTCCTCTGCTAATGTGCTAGGATACACCTTCTGTGTAGACACCATGTCATGTCTTTGAGGAGATTATCAATAAAGTCAATCTTGGAACCCTGTCATCATGGAAATGGATAATATAAATATCCAGGCCAggacttcctctgcagtttgATCAGCAACTTGACACATGAGAATGACGAGAAACAAAAATGAGCTAATAAAGAGCCAAATCATCATCAGCCGAAAGCCAATGAGTTCTGAGATTGTATTTCAGCCAACGTGTTCCGCCTTTTATGCTCTCTGCAcagactacaaatggaaaccagaatgCTTTGGATGCCAAAATCTCAGTCCTTTGCCTGCattcatctgtgtctgtttatagagattcaTCTGAACATATCTAAAGGTAAATGTGTTTATAGCTCTCTGAATGGCCACCTAACTGGAGAATTAACATAACCTATGTATTTCAATGTCATCCTTATATGTGCACAACAGTAGTGGACAGGAGTGTGGACTGTGATGCTGCAATGCAAGATGCAATGGGGATAATGGGGCACACTTTTGGGCAGTCTCAACTTGATGGCAGCTATATACAAAGTGACAGAAGTATTTGCATAAATACTAAACAATGAGGTTGAGAGAAAGCTTTAGACCTCACCCATTACCACACCTAGCCAACTGCTGCATGAAGAGGGCATTGTTGTTGCATTGACAGTTACAGAATGTAACCCTTTATTCCCACAGAAAGTCTTCTGTATATTGTTTGACTTGATAAAACTCTGGTTCTCACCTGTGGTCCCGGAGGTGGTCCTGTCTTCTGAAGGCTTTGTGGCAGATATCACAGGTATATGGCCTCTCGTCCGTGTGCGTCCTCTCGTGGATCAAAAGGTTGTAGGATTTGGTAAAATGGCGGCCGCAGAACTTGCAGACAAACTCTTTCTTGGTTTTAGAGGGCAGTCGACCTCGGCTGGACTTGCGCTCCGGGGAGGACAGTTTCGTCACATCCAGGAGACATCCCAGGCCACCTGAGGTCGGGTGGTGAGACGATGCCTGTGCAGCGGCAGCAGCGCCCGCCATGCTCAGGTCCTCCGCCTTCAGATGGTCCTCCTgggtggctgctgctgccagattgGCAAAGTCAAAGCGGGGCTTGTTTTTAGAGATCTGCAGCAGCCCCGCCGAGTCCTGCTTGGGCTGCAGGAGGTGAGGGAATATGGGTATAGAGGCCATGGAGGAGAACTGGCCAGGCAGCTTGGAGATGGTGCAGCGGGGCAGGGCCAAAGGTGGGTAGCCAAGGGTCCACTGATGAAGGTGGATGGCATGTAGGGCGCTGAAGCTGTAGATGCTGTGAAAATGATCTGCTGGCAGCTGGAGGCCTGTGGAGCTCTGGAGCAGAGAGTAGTTGGCCAGCTGGAGGGACGGGTGGAGGGGGACTGGTGCTGGCAGAGTCTTGCTGCCCATGGCTGCTTCACAAAATCCAACAGGACTTCTGctagagacagaaaacattagCAGATGAAAATATGCAACTTTTGGGCCAAGtcacattgatttatttataatgcTTTCATAAGGAAGTTCATTGAAGACAGCAACTGTCATTTCCAGGAGGTTTGATCACAAATTTCTACTGGAAAACAAATATGCGCACAAACATAGATGCATAGCATAACTACAACAGCATTTATACGAGAAACCGGATTAGTTTTGGAA includes:
- the osr1 gene encoding protein odd-skipped-related 1, whose translation is MGSKTLPAPVPLHPSLQLANYSLLQSSTGLQLPADHFHSIYSFSALHAIHLHQWTLGYPPLALPRCTISKLPGQFSSMASIPIFPHLLQPKQDSAGLLQISKNKPRFDFANLAAAATQEDHLKAEDLSMAGAAAAAQASSHHPTSGGLGCLLDVTKLSSPERKSSRGRLPSKTKKEFVCKFCGRHFTKSYNLLIHERTHTDERPYTCDICHKAFRRQDHLRDHRYIHSKEKPFKCQECGKGFCQSRTLAVHKTLHMQVKELKPAKIK